ACCTTCCGGGCGGTGCTCGGCGACGATCCGCGCGAGGTGGCGGAACGCCGGGAGCGGATCGCCGCCACCGTCCCCGCCGACCTGCCGGAGTACGCGGTCTTCGGCACCCCGGAGGAGTGCGTGGAGCTGCTGACGCCCTATCTGCGCCTGGGCGTGCGGGACTTCCTCCTCGGCCTGCGGCCGCCCGTGGACCATCGCACCCTCGACCTCTTCGCCGAACGCGTCGCCCCCGTGCTGCGCGCCGCCCTCTGACACGTCTGGAAGACACCCATGTACGCCACCGGCACCATGCTGCGGCAGTCCGCCGCGCTCGCCGCCGACATCGAGGACCTGACAGGGCCGGTCGCCTCCCGGGCGGGGCAGGCGCTGGCAACCGTGCCCGGCGAGGCCCTGCGGCGGGTGGTCCTCGTCGGCAGCGGCGACTCCCATCACGCCGGCCGCGCCGCCCAGTTGGCCTTCGTACGCCTGGCCGGCCTGCCCTGCGAGGCGCTCGGCACCCAGCAGTTCCTCGACTACGGCATGCTCGGCCCGGCCGGCCCGAACGCCGCCACCCTCGTGGTCGCGGTGTCCGCCTCGGGCAGCAGCCCGCGGCTGGTGACCACCGTGCGGCGCGCCCGCGACCACGGCTTCCCGACCCTGGCCGTCACCGGCCGTGCGGGCAGCGCCCTCGGCGAGGCGGCGGGGCGGGAGGTGGCGGCCGCACTCGGCCTGACGGAGCGCAGCCCCGGCATCCGCACCTACCAGGCCAGCCTGCTCGCCCTGCTGCTGCTCGCCGTGCGGCTGGGCGGCGTACGCCGCGCGTTGCCCGGCAGCGGCCCGGCGGCGGAGGACGCCCTGGTGGCGGAGCTCGCGGCCACCGCGGACGCGGTACGCGCCACCGCGGACGCCGCCGACGCGCCCTGCCGCGAGCTGGCGGCGCGGCTGACGGAGGCCGGACGGCCGTGGACCCCCCTCGTCCTCGCGGGCACCGGCCCGGCCGCCGGCACCGCGATGTACGCCGCGGCCAAGGTGGTGGAGGCCGCCGGGCTGCCCGCCTACGCCCAGGACCTGGAGGAGTACTGGCACATCGAGCGGTTCGCCGACCCCGCCGACGCACCGCTGGTCGTCCTCGCGCCGCCGGGCCTCGGCCACCCGCGGGCGGCCGAACTCGCCGCCGCGGCAACGGAGCGCGGGCGGCGGGTCATCGCGGTCACCGATCCGGACGACACCGCCCTGACCACTACCGCCTGGCACACCGTGCCGGTCGCCGGGACGGCCCGCGAGGAGTGGTCCCCGCTGACCGGCCACGTCTTCGCCGGGCTCCTCGGCGCCCGGCTCGCCGACCGGCTGGACCGTGCCCCCTTCTCCGGCGGCGGCCCGGGCTGACCGGACCGGCGCCGCGCCCACGCAGCACGACGACATCCACCGCGGCGGGACGGCCGCGGCCGACGGCGCCCCGCACGGGGCACC
The sequence above is a segment of the Streptomyces lydicus genome. Coding sequences within it:
- a CDS encoding SIS domain-containing protein, which translates into the protein MYATGTMLRQSAALAADIEDLTGPVASRAGQALATVPGEALRRVVLVGSGDSHHAGRAAQLAFVRLAGLPCEALGTQQFLDYGMLGPAGPNAATLVVAVSASGSSPRLVTTVRRARDHGFPTLAVTGRAGSALGEAAGREVAAALGLTERSPGIRTYQASLLALLLLAVRLGGVRRALPGSGPAAEDALVAELAATADAVRATADAADAPCRELAARLTEAGRPWTPLVLAGTGPAAGTAMYAAAKVVEAAGLPAYAQDLEEYWHIERFADPADAPLVVLAPPGLGHPRAAELAAAATERGRRVIAVTDPDDTALTTTAWHTVPVAGTAREEWSPLTGHVFAGLLGARLADRLDRAPFSGGGPG